The Stenotrophomonas sp. ASS1 genome segment TCAGGCCGCTAGCATGGGCCACCCCCACCTCGTTGTGCCGTTCCATGGACGCCCGTACCACCCTCCCCCTGCCCGATACCTGCGATACCGCCCCGCGCGCCGAATTCCTGCGCGGCCTGCGCGCCGCCGTACCGGTGATGATCGGCTTCATTCCGTTCGCCCTGGTGCTCGGCGCCCAGGCCGCCCAGAAAGGCCTGAGCGCACTGGAAGTGCCGCTGATGACCGGCCTCAACTTCGCCGGCGGCTCGGAGTTCGCCGCCGTCGAACTGTGGACCTCGCCGCCGCATATCGCGCTGATCGTGGCGATCACCGCGCTGGTCAACAGCCGCCACCTGCTGATGGGCGCCAGCCTGGCCCCGCTGCTGCAGCACCTGCCGCGCCGCCGGGTGCTGCCGGCGCTGTTCTTCATGTGCGACGAGAGCTGGGCGATGGGCGTGGCCGATGCGCGCCGCCGCGCGCTCGGCTTCAGCCTGGCCTATTACCTGGGCGTGTCGGCAGGCCTGTACACGGTCTGGGTGGCCTGCACCGCGCTGGGCGCGATCGTTGGGCCGATGCTGGGCGACATCCACGCCTATGGTTTCGACATGGCCTTCCCGGCCGTGTTCCTGGTGCTGCTGCGCGGCATGTGGCAGGGCATGAAGGCAGCGCGTCCGTGGCTGGTCAGCCTGGTGGTGGCCGCGGCCACCTACCTGCTGGTTCCCGGCGCCTGGTACGTGGCCAGCGGCGCGCTGGCCGGCCTGGCCGCAGCCTGGCTGCTGGCGGAGGACGCGGCATGATCTTCAAC includes the following:
- a CDS encoding AzlC family ABC transporter permease, which gives rise to MDARTTLPLPDTCDTAPRAEFLRGLRAAVPVMIGFIPFALVLGAQAAQKGLSALEVPLMTGLNFAGGSEFAAVELWTSPPHIALIVAITALVNSRHLLMGASLAPLLQHLPRRRVLPALFFMCDESWAMGVADARRRALGFSLAYYLGVSAGLYTVWVACTALGAIVGPMLGDIHAYGFDMAFPAVFLVLLRGMWQGMKAARPWLVSLVVAAATYLLVPGAWYVASGALAGLAAAWLLAEDAA